One genomic segment of Linepithema humile isolate Giens D197 chromosome 5, Lhum_UNIL_v1.0, whole genome shotgun sequence includes these proteins:
- the Roe1 gene encoding grpE protein homolog 1, mitochondrial isoform X2, producing MTSIVIPAALRLGRVTIDNLYQINKSGLRRLSRVSTTFSLQKQGYSTITEERKPDVGETPPVSEATENEKKLKVELELINKELTELKEFKDVLEDKYKRALAEGENIRLRLTKQINDAKLFGIQSFCKDLLDVADVLGKATESVPKDEITEKNPHLKSLYEGLTMTEAQLHKVFKKHGLISLNPINEKFDPNEHEALFQQEVEGKEPGTIVVVSKIGYKLHERIVRPALVGVAKG from the exons ATGACATCGATTGTTATACCGGCAGCATTACGACTTGGTCGTGTAAcgattgataatttatatcaaataaataaaagtggcTTACGCag gTTGTCACGAGTATCTACAAcattttctttgcaaaaacAAGGTTACAGTACAATAACAGAAGAGAGGAAACCAGATGTTGGTGAGACACCTCCAGTATCAGAAGCTACAGAGAATGAAAAGAAGCTAAAGGTAGAACTTGAGCTCATCAATAAAGAACTTACTGAACTTAAGGAATTCAAAGATGTGCTTGAGGATAAATATAAGAGAGCATTGGCTGAAGGAGAAAACATTAGACTCAGACTCACCAAGCAGATTAATGATGCCAAACTGTTTGGTATCCAAAGTTTCTGTAAGGATCTTTTAGATGTAGCAGATGTATTAGGAAAAGCTACTGAAAGTGTACCAAAGGAtgaaattacagaaaaaaatccaCATTTGAAAAGCTTATATGAAGGATTAACAATGACGGAAGCTCAATTACATAAA gtCTTCAAGAAACATGGGCTAATTTCATTGAATccaataaatgaaaaatttgatcCTAACGAACATGAAGCACTGTTTCAACaa gagGTTGAAGGCAAAGAACCTGGAACAATTGTAGTTGTATCGAAAATAGGATATAAATTACACGAAAGGATAGTGAGACCAGCACTAGTAGGTGTTGCTAAAGG GTGA
- the Mlh1 gene encoding DNA mismatch repair protein Mlh1 isoform X1 — translation MCTPAKIRKLDEVVVNRIAAGEVIQRPANALKELIENSLDAKATNIQITTKEGGLKLLQIQDNGTGIRKEDMDIVCERFTTSKLQKFEDLSMLTTFGFRGEALASISHIALLSITTKTADEKCAYKASYINSKLKASPAPCAGNQGTIITIENLFYNVATRRKALSNPLEEFTKITEVVMKYAVHNPTVGFTLKKHGETSLQVRTPHNSTKQSNIRILYGNPVARELLEVELNDDAYKFKMQGLVTNPNYTTKRMMMLLFINNRLVDSSSIRRMLEEIYSVYLPKKAHPWCYISLDINPQNIDVNVHPTKHEVRFLHEDAIIERIKYALDERLAGNSASRTFYLQARLPKTDITKEVLEEVLPECKKGNLNTSKKIHARELIRTDSCDQKLDKFNFTIHSTVKQDKNDSNLPVEKSTHDIQSESLNSEILLEKNTHDINIENQSDANEHQEKDSSLNLSITEHNFALPRAEEIPIEDNSTQWSDILETITTASSNSQNVYNANISVQKDKSESTVYDVSEFLHDLDKTVDNPAVEKSVDIIADKARKQVYQYFGTQNIDNTQKSSKEENEQTTLQDTDDNKKEGESSVSNAEQPEHPLSTDESTPIVESPKSTTRFKSYSVNSFKHEVKLTSILKLRKEIEDECHEGLRNILANLTFVGCVDQTSTLVQSGVNLYICNTKILTEELFYQIMLYDFANFGVIKFSERISLFDLAMIALDSGETGWTEEDGPKEELATKVKELLLEKADMMNEYFSIVLDKVGNIRSLPVLLDKYFPYEAEIPLYIMRLATEIDWRKEQLCFQNICRETAKFYSYMNPKHETHDWKYITEHVLYPAIKESLLPPKHFAHDSTILQIASLPDLYKVFERC, via the exons atgtGTACCCCagcaaaaattagaaaattagatGAAGTCGTGGTGAATAGAATTGCAGCTGGGGAGGTAATCCAAAGGCCAGCAAATGCattgaaagaattaatagaGAATAG TTTGGATGCCAAAGcaacaaatatacaaattactACAAAAGAAGGAGGCTTAAAGCTATtacaa aTACAAGATAATGGTACGGGTATTCGAAAAGAAGACATGGATATTGTATGTGAAAGATTTACAACAagcaaattgcaaaaatttgaagaCCTTAGTATGCTTACAACATTTGGATTTCGAGGAGAGGCTCTGGCTAGTATCAGTCATATAGCTCTTCTTAGTATTACAACTAAAACAGCAGATGAAAAATGTGCCTACAA AGCATCATACATTAATAGCAAGTTAAAGGCATCTCCAGCACCTTGTGCTGGAAATCAAGGTACTATAATAACAATAGAGAATCTGTTTTATAACGTAGCGACTCGAAGAAAAGCTTTGTCAAATCCATTAGAGGAGTTTACTAAGATTACAGAGGTTGTTATGAAATACGCTGTGCATAATCCAACAGTAGGATTTACATTAAAGAAACATGGTGAAACAAGTTTGCAG GTTCGAACACCACATAATTCCACAAAACAGAGCAATATAAGGATATTGTATGGTAATCCAGTTGCTCGTGAGTTATTAGAAGTTGAGCTTAATGATGAtgcttataaatttaaaatgcaagGCTTAGTGACAAATCCCAATTATACAACCAAAAGAATGATGatgcttttatttatcaacAATCGATTGGTTGATTCCTCCT CTATTCGTAGAATGTTggaagaaatatattcagtatatcttccaaaaaaagctCATCCATGGTGCTATATATCTTTGGACATTAATCCACAAAATATTGATGTCAATGTACATCCAACAAAACACGAAGTGCGATTTCTTCATGAAGATGCAATAatcgaaagaataaaatacgcTTTAGATGAAAGACTGGCTGGTAACAGTGCATCtagaacattttatttgcaagCCAGGTTACCAAAAACAGACATTACTAAAGAAGTTCTGGAAGAAGTATTGCCGGAATGTAAGAAgggaaatttaaatacatcAAAAAAGATTCATGCTAGAGAATTGATTAGAACTGATTCTTGTGATCAGAAGCTggacaaatttaatttcaccaTACATTCTACTGTTAAACAGGATAAAAACGACAGCAATCTTCCAGTAGAAAAATCAACACATGATATACAGTCTGAATCCCTTAATTCTGAAATTCTATTAGAGAAAAATACAcatgatattaatatagagAATCAATCTGATGCCAATGAACATCAAGAGAAAGATTCAAGCTTAAATTTAAGTATTACAGAACATAATTTTGCACTACCTCGTGCTGAAGAAATTCCAATCGAAGATAATTCAACACAATGGAGCGATATACTAGAAACTATAACTACAGCTTCATCAAATTCGCAAAACgtttataatgcaaatatctCTGTACAAAAAGACAAGTCGGAAAGTACAGTGTATGATGTTTCAGAATTTTTACACGACTTAGACAAAACAGTGGACAATCCTGCAGTAGAGAAATCTGTAGATATTATAGCTGATAAGGCTCGTAAACAAGTGTATCAATATTTTGGAACTCAGAATATTGACAACACACAGAAAAGctcaaaagaagaaaatgaacaGACTACATTACAAGATACGGATGATAATAAGAAAGAAGGTGAAAGTTCAGTATCTAACGCAGAGCAACCTGAACATCCACTATCCACTGATGAAAGTACTCCTATTGTTGAATCTCCGAAATCAACAACGCGATTTAAATCATATTCTGTAAATAGTTTTAAACATGAAGTAAAATTAAccagtattttaaaattgcgtaAGGAAATTGAGGATGAATGTCACGAGGGATTAAGAAATATCTTGGCCAATTTAACATTTGTTGGCTGTGTCGATCAAACTTCAACTTTGGTGCAGAGTggagtaaatttatatatctgcAATACCAAAATATTAAC tgaggagcttttttatcaaataatgctttatgattttgcaaattttggcGTCATCAAATTTTCA gAACGGATATCGTTGTTTGATTTAGCAATGATTGCTTTAGATTCAGGGGAAACTGGATGGACAGAAGAGGATGGTCCGAAGGAAGAATTAGCGACTAAAGTGAAGGAGTTACTTTTGGAAAAAGCAGACATGATGaacgaatatttttcaattgttttgGATAAAGTGGGAAATATAAGATCATTACCTGTATTATTag ataaatattttccgtATGAAGCAGAAATTCCATTGTACATAATGCGATTAGCAACGGAAATTGATTGGAGAAAGGAACAACTGtgctttcaaaatatttgccGAGAAACAGCAAAATTTTACAGCTATATGAATCCAAAACACGAAACACACGATTGGAAATATATTACCGAGCATGTTTTATATCCTGCGATTAAAGAAAGCTTACTTCCTCCGAAACATTTCGCTCACGATTCTACTATATTACAAATAGCTAGTTTACCTGATTTATATAAAGTGTTCGAGAGGTGTTAa
- the Roe1 gene encoding grpE protein homolog 1, mitochondrial isoform X1 yields MTSIVIPAALRLGRVTIDNLYQINKSGLRRLSRVSTTFSLQKQGYSTITEERKPDVGETPPVSEATENEKKLKVELELINKELTELKEFKDVLEDKYKRALAEGENIRLRLTKQINDAKLFGIQSFCKDLLDVADVLGKATESVPKDEITEKNPHLKSLYEGLTMTEAQLHKVFKKHGLISLNPINEKFDPNEHEALFQQVNFDFISEALFQQEVEGKEPGTIVVVSKIGYKLHERIVRPALVGVAKG; encoded by the exons ATGACATCGATTGTTATACCGGCAGCATTACGACTTGGTCGTGTAAcgattgataatttatatcaaataaataaaagtggcTTACGCag gTTGTCACGAGTATCTACAAcattttctttgcaaaaacAAGGTTACAGTACAATAACAGAAGAGAGGAAACCAGATGTTGGTGAGACACCTCCAGTATCAGAAGCTACAGAGAATGAAAAGAAGCTAAAGGTAGAACTTGAGCTCATCAATAAAGAACTTACTGAACTTAAGGAATTCAAAGATGTGCTTGAGGATAAATATAAGAGAGCATTGGCTGAAGGAGAAAACATTAGACTCAGACTCACCAAGCAGATTAATGATGCCAAACTGTTTGGTATCCAAAGTTTCTGTAAGGATCTTTTAGATGTAGCAGATGTATTAGGAAAAGCTACTGAAAGTGTACCAAAGGAtgaaattacagaaaaaaatccaCATTTGAAAAGCTTATATGAAGGATTAACAATGACGGAAGCTCAATTACATAAA gtCTTCAAGAAACATGGGCTAATTTCATTGAATccaataaatgaaaaatttgatcCTAACGAACATGAAGCACTGTTTCAACaagtaaattttgattttattagtGAAGCATTGTTTCAACaa gagGTTGAAGGCAAAGAACCTGGAACAATTGTAGTTGTATCGAAAATAGGATATAAATTACACGAAAGGATAGTGAGACCAGCACTAGTAGGTGTTGCTAAAGG GTGA
- the Mlh1 gene encoding DNA mismatch repair protein Mlh1 isoform X2: protein MKNVPTTTRRKALSNPLEEFTKITEVVMKYAVHNPTVGFTLKKHGETSLQVRTPHNSTKQSNIRILYGNPVARELLEVELNDDAYKFKMQGLVTNPNYTTKRMMMLLFINNRLVDSSSIRRMLEEIYSVYLPKKAHPWCYISLDINPQNIDVNVHPTKHEVRFLHEDAIIERIKYALDERLAGNSASRTFYLQARLPKTDITKEVLEEVLPECKKGNLNTSKKIHARELIRTDSCDQKLDKFNFTIHSTVKQDKNDSNLPVEKSTHDIQSESLNSEILLEKNTHDINIENQSDANEHQEKDSSLNLSITEHNFALPRAEEIPIEDNSTQWSDILETITTASSNSQNVYNANISVQKDKSESTVYDVSEFLHDLDKTVDNPAVEKSVDIIADKARKQVYQYFGTQNIDNTQKSSKEENEQTTLQDTDDNKKEGESSVSNAEQPEHPLSTDESTPIVESPKSTTRFKSYSVNSFKHEVKLTSILKLRKEIEDECHEGLRNILANLTFVGCVDQTSTLVQSGVNLYICNTKILTEELFYQIMLYDFANFGVIKFSERISLFDLAMIALDSGETGWTEEDGPKEELATKVKELLLEKADMMNEYFSIVLDKVGNIRSLPVLLDKYFPYEAEIPLYIMRLATEIDWRKEQLCFQNICRETAKFYSYMNPKHETHDWKYITEHVLYPAIKESLLPPKHFAHDSTILQIASLPDLYKVFERC, encoded by the exons ATGAAAAATGTGCCTACAA CGACTCGAAGAAAAGCTTTGTCAAATCCATTAGAGGAGTTTACTAAGATTACAGAGGTTGTTATGAAATACGCTGTGCATAATCCAACAGTAGGATTTACATTAAAGAAACATGGTGAAACAAGTTTGCAG GTTCGAACACCACATAATTCCACAAAACAGAGCAATATAAGGATATTGTATGGTAATCCAGTTGCTCGTGAGTTATTAGAAGTTGAGCTTAATGATGAtgcttataaatttaaaatgcaagGCTTAGTGACAAATCCCAATTATACAACCAAAAGAATGATGatgcttttatttatcaacAATCGATTGGTTGATTCCTCCT CTATTCGTAGAATGTTggaagaaatatattcagtatatcttccaaaaaaagctCATCCATGGTGCTATATATCTTTGGACATTAATCCACAAAATATTGATGTCAATGTACATCCAACAAAACACGAAGTGCGATTTCTTCATGAAGATGCAATAatcgaaagaataaaatacgcTTTAGATGAAAGACTGGCTGGTAACAGTGCATCtagaacattttatttgcaagCCAGGTTACCAAAAACAGACATTACTAAAGAAGTTCTGGAAGAAGTATTGCCGGAATGTAAGAAgggaaatttaaatacatcAAAAAAGATTCATGCTAGAGAATTGATTAGAACTGATTCTTGTGATCAGAAGCTggacaaatttaatttcaccaTACATTCTACTGTTAAACAGGATAAAAACGACAGCAATCTTCCAGTAGAAAAATCAACACATGATATACAGTCTGAATCCCTTAATTCTGAAATTCTATTAGAGAAAAATACAcatgatattaatatagagAATCAATCTGATGCCAATGAACATCAAGAGAAAGATTCAAGCTTAAATTTAAGTATTACAGAACATAATTTTGCACTACCTCGTGCTGAAGAAATTCCAATCGAAGATAATTCAACACAATGGAGCGATATACTAGAAACTATAACTACAGCTTCATCAAATTCGCAAAACgtttataatgcaaatatctCTGTACAAAAAGACAAGTCGGAAAGTACAGTGTATGATGTTTCAGAATTTTTACACGACTTAGACAAAACAGTGGACAATCCTGCAGTAGAGAAATCTGTAGATATTATAGCTGATAAGGCTCGTAAACAAGTGTATCAATATTTTGGAACTCAGAATATTGACAACACACAGAAAAGctcaaaagaagaaaatgaacaGACTACATTACAAGATACGGATGATAATAAGAAAGAAGGTGAAAGTTCAGTATCTAACGCAGAGCAACCTGAACATCCACTATCCACTGATGAAAGTACTCCTATTGTTGAATCTCCGAAATCAACAACGCGATTTAAATCATATTCTGTAAATAGTTTTAAACATGAAGTAAAATTAAccagtattttaaaattgcgtaAGGAAATTGAGGATGAATGTCACGAGGGATTAAGAAATATCTTGGCCAATTTAACATTTGTTGGCTGTGTCGATCAAACTTCAACTTTGGTGCAGAGTggagtaaatttatatatctgcAATACCAAAATATTAAC tgaggagcttttttatcaaataatgctttatgattttgcaaattttggcGTCATCAAATTTTCA gAACGGATATCGTTGTTTGATTTAGCAATGATTGCTTTAGATTCAGGGGAAACTGGATGGACAGAAGAGGATGGTCCGAAGGAAGAATTAGCGACTAAAGTGAAGGAGTTACTTTTGGAAAAAGCAGACATGATGaacgaatatttttcaattgttttgGATAAAGTGGGAAATATAAGATCATTACCTGTATTATTag ataaatattttccgtATGAAGCAGAAATTCCATTGTACATAATGCGATTAGCAACGGAAATTGATTGGAGAAAGGAACAACTGtgctttcaaaatatttgccGAGAAACAGCAAAATTTTACAGCTATATGAATCCAAAACACGAAACACACGATTGGAAATATATTACCGAGCATGTTTTATATCCTGCGATTAAAGAAAGCTTACTTCCTCCGAAACATTTCGCTCACGATTCTACTATATTACAAATAGCTAGTTTACCTGATTTATATAAAGTGTTCGAGAGGTGTTAa